ACCTGAGCAAGCGGACCGTCCGGTACGCACTCGATGCGCTTCGGGATGCCGGCGTCCTTCGTGAACGGATGTATTTTCGTGATGCGAGACAATCGCTCTACTCGATTTCCGACTCGATGCTGACAAACGAGCCGACGTCCATAGACGACT
Above is a window of Natrinema sp. HArc-T2 DNA encoding:
- a CDS encoding winged helix-turn-helix domain-containing protein, which codes for MTQSQIATETHLSKRTVRYALDALRDAGVLRERMYFRDARQSLYSISDSMLTNEPTSIDDCLSSR